GTAGCTCGTCTGCAGACTGGCCTGCCTGCCGAGCAGACTCTGGACGGTGGGGTCTGACAGGGTTTCCGGCAGGGACAGGGCCGGCAGGGGCTCGGCCTGGCGCCACCGTTGTTCGGCGCGGATTCGTTCGCCCTTGACCTCGGTCAGCATGGCGTTGAACCGGGAGAGGTCGGCCGCGGTCAGGGACTGGCCGGCGCTGTCGCCCTGGCCCTTCGTATCCGCCCCGTTCGGATTGACGTTGATGATCTGCTGGTCGGCCCCGTACTCGACGAGCTGTCGCTCCGACTCCTCGAGCTTCTGCTTGACCTGCGCGATGCGCCCCTCGAGGAACTTCCGCGCATAGGCCGAGGAATCGAAGCGCCGTTCCATGGCCAGGGTCTGGAAATTGCTGGCCAGACCGTTGGCGACCCTGGCCGCGATCTTGGGATCGGGGCTGGTGAAGCTCACACGGACCAGACGGGCCATGCCCTGCTGGGCGACCTCGGTATTGGCCATCAGCAGGCCGGTGAGGGCGTTCTCGGCCCGCGTGGCCTCCGCCGGCGTCTGGTTGGCCTTGAGCGGCGGCAGGCCGGCGATCTCGCGCATGGCCGGGTCCCGGACCAGGTTCAGCGCGACAACAGTCCGGCGCGCCAGCGCCTCGCTTCTCAGCAGGCCGATCTGGGTTTCGATGAACTCGCTGCCACTCGCAGATTCGATCGGCGCCAGTTCGCCCATGTCGATGACCTTGGAGGCCTCGCGGTCGATCTGGATAAGGGCCTTCGAGGTATAGAGCGGGGTCGTCATCAGGGTCTTGGTCACACCGAGCACGAGACTCAGGACCAGGACCCCCAGGATCAGCCAGCGGTGCTTGAGGATCGCGCCCCAGATGTTGGTGATGAGCTGACGCTGGCTTTCGTCGAAGGCGCTGACATCGAGGTTCCCGTTGTAGACCGCACCCGCCTGCCTCAGAATCACGGGGCCGGGCCGGGTGGCTCTCGCGGTGACAAACCGCGAGTACGGTGGTTCGATCGGGTCGTTATTCTCTACCACTGTCGGTCCCGGGACATTATGCCGTTAAGGGTGAAGAACCAGCGCCGTCGTTCCGCAGAACGCCTTGCGCCGGGCCGCGTCGGATCGGTTGTATATCTGGCGGAGGCGACACCTGTGAACCGAAAGATGCTCAGCTCCATGTCGCAGGTTTCCGCGTGACTCAATAGCCCCCGCGTTCGCGGAGCGTCAATCAGAAGGCCGATCGGCCCAGCGCGCACCCGTCCGGCAAGAGCGCCCTTGCGTCGGTCCCGCGAAATCTATCACCATTGTGCGCAACTGAAGGGCCGCTTTCCGTATGAACACTCCACCTCGTTTCGCCTTGATCGGCGTCGGCGGTTTCGTCGCGCCGCGCCATCTGCGCGCCATCAAGGAGGTCGGCGGCGCCCTCGAGGTGGCCCTTGATCCCAACGATTCCGTCGGAATCATGGACAGCTACTTTCCCCAGGCGCGGTTTTTCACCGAGTTCGAACGCTTCGATCGCTACATCGATCTGTGCCGCCGCCGCGGCGAGGGCGTCGATTTCATGAGCATCTGCTCGCCCAACTATCTTCACGATTCCAACGTCCGCTTCGCGCTCCGCTCCGGCGCCGACGCCATCTGCGAAAAGCCTCTGGTGCTCAACCCCCACAACATCGACGGTCTGCAGACCCTGGAGGAAGAGACAGGCCGGAAGGTCAACACCATCCTGCAGCTGCGGCTGCACCCGACGATCATCGCGCTTCGCGAGAAGATCCTGAGCGGACCGAAGGACGCGGTCGCCGACGTCTCCCTGACCTATGTGACCTCTCGCGGGCGCTGGTACCACAGCTCCTGGAAGGGCGATGAGGCCAAGTCGGGCGGCATCGCCACCAACATCGGCGTGCACTTCTACGACATGCTGAGCTTCGTCTTCGGCGACCTGGTCCGCAACGTCGTTCACTACCGGGCCGCCGACCGCGCGGCCGGCTATCTGGAGTACGAGCGGGCGCGGGTGCGCTGGTTCCTGTCGATCAACATCGACGACGTGCCGCCGGCTGTCCGTGAGAAACAATCGACCTTCCGATCGATCACCGTGGACGGCGAGGAGATCGAGTTTTCCGACGGCTTCACCGACCTTCACACCGCCAGCTATCGCGAGGTCATCGCCGGCCGCGGCTTTTCCCTGGCCGAGGTTCGCCCCTCGATCGCCACCGTGGCGCACATCCGCAACGCGCCGCTCGAGCCCGACGAGGGCGAGGCCCACCCCTTCCTGGCGACGGTGCTGGCTTCCGGCGAAGGGCGCAACGATGAGCGGGCGTGATCCGGCGGCGCCGCAGATGCGGCAGGACGACCGCTTTCCCGGCGTGCTGATCCACGAAAGCGCCTATGTCGACGATCCCTGCAGCATCGGCCAGGGCACGAAGGTCTGGCACTTCAGCCATATACTTGCGGGCTGCGACATCGGCGAAGGCTGTTCCATCGGCCAGAATGTGATGATCGGTCCGAACGTGCCGGTCGGCGACCGCTGCAAGATCCAGAACAACGTCAGCCTGTTCAACGGCGTCGAGCTGGAGGACGACGTGTTCTGCGGCCCCAGCTGCGTGTTCACCAACGTGCTCAATCCGCGCGCCGCCATCGAGCGCAAGTCGGAGTTTCGCAAGACCATCGTCCGGCGCGGCGCGACCATCGGCGCCAACGCCACCATCGTCTGCGGGCACGAGATCGGCGCCTACGCCTTCATCGCCGCCGGCGCGGTCGTCACCGGGCCAGCGCCGGCCTTCGCCCTGATGGCCGGCGTGCCCGCGCGGCGGATCGGCTGGATGAGCCGGGCCGGGGCGCGGCTGGGCGAGGACCTGGTCTGCCCGATCGAGGGCGTGGTCTATGTTGAGACCGAAAGTCGGCTGGAGATCGCGCCCGCGTCATGAAGGTCCTGATACCCAACTACCCGACCACCGACAGCTTTGTGGACAATGTGGCCTTCACCCTGAGGGCCATGGGGCATGAGGTGGTCACCCCGGTCCGACCGTTAGACCGCTTTCGAAGCGGCCCGGCGCGGTTCCTGACCCGCGCCTGGCGGCAGGCCTTTCCCGAGCACTGGACGCCCGGCGAGCGCTTCGCGCTGGCGGCCGCGAGGCAGTCGGCGCCCGATCTCGTTCTCTGCCTGACCCAGAGCCTGCGGCAGGAGGTGATCGAAAACCTGCGCGGTCTCGGCGCGAGGCGCATGGTCGCCTGGTGGGGAGATCCGCCGGCCAACATGGAGGGGCTGGGCCTGCTGGCCGACGGCTGGGACCACATCTTTATCAAGGACGCCGCCGCGGTGGCGAAGTTCCGCGCCGTCGGCCAGCCGGCCGAGCTCATGCACGAGGCCATGAACCCGGCCTGGCACCGGCGGGCCTTTTCCGCCATCGGCGACGAGGTCGCGGTGGCCGGCAGCTATTACGGCTACCGCCAGTTCCTGGTGCGCCGGCTGATGGCCGCCGGCGTGCCGATGGCTCTGCATGGTCCGCGGCCGCCGCGATGGGCCGACCCGGCGATCTCGGCCGCCGCGACCGGTCGGTTCATCGTCAGGGACGAAAAGAGCGCGGTGTTCGGATCGGCTCTGGCCTGCCTCAACTCCACGACCCTCTCCGAGGGAGACAGCCTCAACTGCCGCGCCTTCGAGATCGCCGGCGCCGCCGGTCTGCAGCTGATCGAGAACAAGCCAATGGTCGCCGACTGTTTCGAACCCGGGCGAGAGGTGCTGGTCTATCGTTCGGTCGAAGACATAGTAGATTACCTCGCCCGCGCCCGGTCCGAACCGGCCTGGGCGATGTCGATCCGCGAGGCCGGACACGCCCGGGCGAACGCCGAGCATAGCTATCGTCACCGGCTGGACGTCCTCCTGAAACGCGCCGGCCTCGGCGCGGCCTGAGTGAAAGCTGAAGTCTGATGCCAGAACGCTCCTATCCCGTCTCCCGGCCGTCCATCGGCGCGCTCGAGGCGGAGTATGTGCTGGATGCGGTGCAGTCGGGCTGGATCTCGTCGATCGGCCCCTATGTCACCCGCTTCGAGAGCGATTTCGCCGCCTTCTGCGAGACCCGCCACGCGGTGGCGGTGTCCAACGGCACCGTGGCCCTGCACCTGGCGATGATGGCCTATGACATCGGGCCGGGGGACGAGGTCATCGTCCCCGACCTGAGCTTCATCGCCACGGCCAACAGCGTCCTGATGGCCGGGGCCACGCCGGTGTTCTGCGACATCGAGCCGGAGACCCTCTGCCTCGACCCGGCGGCGCTGGAGAGCCTGATCACGCCCCGGACGAAGGCCGTCATGCCGGTTCACCTGTACGGCCACCCGGCCGACATGCCGGCCATCAACGCGGTCGCCGCCCGCCACGGCCTGAAGGTGATCGAGGACGCCGCCGAGGCGCATGGCGCCGCGGTGCTGGGCAAGCCGGTCGGCGGGCTGGGCGACTGCGCGACCTTCAGCTTCTACGGCAACAAGAACCTCACCACCGGCGAAGGGGGCATGATCACCTCCGATGATGACGCCTTCATCGCCCGCTGCCGGGTGCTGCGCGATCACGCGATGAGCCCGACCCGGCGCTACTGGCACGAGGAGCTGGGCTACAACTACCGCATGACCAACCTGCAGGCCGCGCTCGGCTGCGCCCAGCTCGAACGGTCGGAGGCGCTGCTGGAGGGCCGACGCCGGGTGTTCGCCATGTACCGCCAACGCCTGGAGGGCGTCCCCGGCCTGAAGCTCAGCCGCACGGCGCAATGGGCCCGCCACGCCCACTGGCTGGTCTGCGTCGAGATCGAGGGGCTGGACCACGACCGCCGCGAGGCCTTCATGGACCGGTTGCGGGCCCGGGGCATCGACACACGGCCCTACTTCTATCCGATGTCCCACATGCCCTACCTGACCCAGGCGGCCACGCCCGTCGCCAGCCGGTACGCCCAGATCGGCCTCAACCTGCCGACCTACATCGAGCTGGAGCAGGCCGACATCGACTACATCTGCGATGGCCTGATCGCCGAGACGGCCGGGCTCGCGGCGCTTGCTTAAGCGCCTCCTCCTCCACGCGATCGAGGACCTGCTGCGGCCGATCAGCGGTCCGCTGGGCGTGCGGCTGCGGCGCGCCTATTACCGGCGCCGGTTCAAGGCCTGCGGCAGCCACCTGACCATCGACACCGGGGTCAGCTTCGAGGCGCCGCAGCTGATCTCGGCCGGCGACTGGCTGTGGATCGACAAGAACGTGGTGATCATCGCCGGCGCGGCCAACGCCGCCGGCGACATCACCTGGATGGACAACCCGGACTGCGCCGCTGCCCCGGGCGAGGTGATCCTCGGCGACAACACCCACGTCGCCATCGGCTGTGTGATCCAGGGCCATGGCGGCGTCTCGATCGGGTCTGCCTGCACGATCGGCTCCGGCTCGATGATCTACTCCCTGTCCAACGCCGTGCGGTCGGCGCGGACCGGGCCGGTGGTGGGCGAAGGCTCGTCGCTCGGCCGGGTCGCCAGCCCGGTCGCCATCGGCCGAAACGTCTGGCTGGGGCTCAACAGCATTGTCATCGGCCATAGCATCGGCGACGATTGCTTCCTCAAGCCGATGACCGTGTTGGTTTCCAATCTCGCGCCGAACACGGTAGCGTCGGGCAATCCGGCGCGTCCGGAAGGCCTCCGCTATTCCGACATCTCCCCGTAGCCCCCAGCGCAGCAGTCACCGACGTGCACAACACAATCGCCCTTCAGATGAGCGTCATCGCCCTGTGCTGGCTGCTGATGCTGGTCTATGTGGTTGTCCGCACGATCCGGTCGCGGGCGAGCAGCGTGGGGCTGCCCATCGCCTTCATCCTGTCGATGACGTTCCTGTATTGCGGGGCCTTCGTCTACGCCATTCCCAGCTACACGCCCCAACGCGCCGGCAGTCAGCTCCAAGCATACTTCTACGCCTGGAATTTCTCCGACAAAACAGTCCTGGCCGGGGCCGGCCTGTCGCTGCTGGGCGTGGTTGGATTCACCCTGGGGGCCGCCCTGCTTCCATCCTTCCTGGAACGCGCGCGGGCCTTGCCCGACCCGAGGCTGTTCCTGGAGAACGTACGAGACACCCGTCGGCCGCTGATGCTCGCGCTGGGCGTGGCGTCGGTCGCCGGGTTTGCCCTGACCGGCCTGTCCATTCCGGTTCCTATGGTGGATGCCGTACTGCTGGTCTGCCGGACCCTGGCGATCGCCGCCGTCTGCCTCGGCGCGGTGCTGTCGCAGGGGGTGAACTGGCGCGCCGCTGCCGGCTGGTACGCGATCTCTCTGGTCATTCCGCTGTTCTATCTGGTGATCTGGGGGTTCACCTCCTACGGCTTCATCACGCTGATCATCCTGGGCGCCTTCTGGTTGACCGTGCTGGCGCGCCGGCAGATCGGCCTGGCGCGAATCGTCGGCATCGGCGCCGTGGTCACCTATGCCTGCCTCTGCCTGTTCGTGGCCTGGATGTCGTTCCGGGAAGATATCCGGGCGGTGGTCTGGAGCAACGCTTCGCTGAGCAAGCGTGTCGAGACCATCTCCAACAGCTTTGCCCATACCAAGCTGCTGACGCCGACCGACTTCGAAAGCCTGGACTGGCTGACCGTCCGCCTGAACCAGGGCCTGTTGGTTGGCAAGGCGGTGGAGCGCCACGCCGTTGCCTCCGACCTCCGACTGAACGGTGGGAGCATCATCATCTCCGCCGCCGCCGTCGTTCCGCGCGCCCTCTGGCCGGGGAAGCCGACCCTGAGCCAAAGCGATTTCGTGACGCGCCACACCGGCGTGGTTTTTTCCAAGTCCGCCAATTTTGGCTCCGGCCCGATCTTCGAGCTGTTCGTCAACTTCGGTGCGACCGGGATCTTCCTTGGAATGCTCCTGCTCGGCGCGATCGTCAGGGCGCTGGACAAGGCCGCCGCCCTCGGCCTGAGGGAAGGCCGGCTCATCGATTTCGTCCGGGCCTTCACTGTCGGGCTCGCGCTGGTGTCACCGCTTTCGACGATCTTCTTCATGGTCAATACCGCGCTGATCTCGTGGATCGTCCTGACCCTGCTCAAGCTGGCGCTGGGACGGCGGGTTCCAGCGACCCACATCGAGAGCCACCCGGGCTGGCCTGCCCGCTCATCGCAAGATCGCGCGATGGAGCATCGATGAAGCGCATTCTGTTTCTCCAGTTCTTCGATCCCGCGGCATACCCGCCGCTGGATCGGGGAGCCGCGCAGTTGCTCGAACGGGGTTGTACAGTCCGGTTCCTGGGTGTCCGCAGCCAGGGCACAGGCGCAGAAATGCGTCTTTCAGCCCATCCCAGATTGACCGAACGATTGATCTCCAGGCCCACGACAAGGGCCACGATCAGCGCCTATTTCGCGGCCGCCATTGAGGAGTTGGTCCGGTTTCGGCCCGACGTCGTCTACTGCTCCCAGGAGCGCGTCTACCCGATTGGTCTGGCGGCCAGCTTCCTGCCCCACGTTCAAACGGTTCTGCATGAGCATGACACGCCCTGGCTGGACGCAGGCCGCAAGCGCTCACTCCTGGTGAAGGCGCGGGCCGCCTTCGCGCGACGGGCAACCCTGTGCGTCATCCCGCAGACCGAGCGGGCCATCACCTTCGCGGCCGAAACCGGGGGCCGGCGCATCGCGGTCGCCTACAACACGCCGGCCCTGAGCGAGATTGGGCCTCCCCCGGCTCCCCGCAGCGGTCCAGGCCTTGTCCTGTGGCATCATGGTTCGATCGGCCCACGGCGCCTTCCCGCCAGCCTGATCCACGCTTTGGCAAAGACCCCCGACGATGTTGAGCTGCGGGTCGCGGGCTACGAGACGATTTCGACGTACGGCTACGTTGACAGCCTGAAGGCGCTGGCGGGCTCGCTGGGGGTCGGGCACAGATTTTCCTATCTGGGAGCGGCCAAGCGCGACGACCTGTATGCGGCGGCCCGGGCGGCCGATGTCGGGGTTCTGCTGTTCGACTCGAACTTCATCGAACCGATGGCCGGCGCTTCCAACAAGCCGTTCGACTTCCTCGCCTGCGGTCTGCCGCTGATCATCAACGACACGGCCGAATGGCGTGACTTTTTCGGCGACAGGAACCTGTCGCTGAGCTGTCGGCCCGACGACCCGGATGATATTGCCCGGGTCATAATGTGGTATCGAGACCATCCCGAGGAGCGGGCGCGCATGGCGCAGCGGGGGCACCAGGCGATGCTCGACGAGTGGAACTACGAGCAGTCCTTTGCTCCTGTGCTAGAGGCTCTCGAGGCGTCGTCCAGCATCGGCAGCCGGACTTGATGGACCATGCGCATCCTCTTCCTGACCCCCGGCTGCTTCGACAAGGGCGGCATCAGCCGCTACTCCCGCTATCAGATCGAAGCGCTGCGGGAGATCTGCGGGGCTGACAACGTTCGCGCCCTGTCGCTGCTGGGTCCGGACGAAAACAGCCTCGAAACCCCCTTTTCAGTGCTGGCGCACGGCCCCGCCAACCGCCATGCCTCGATCATGAGTCGGCTGCAGTTCGCGACCCGGGCCCTGTACGAGGCCTTGACCTGGCGACCTGACGTCGTCTGGAGCGCCCACGTCAATTTCACGCCGCTGCTGAACCTCGCCGGCCGGCTGGCCGGGGCCCGGACCCTGCTCAATGTCTATGGACTGGAAATCTGGAGCGGCCTGACGGCCCCGCGACGCCGCGCCATGGCCCGTGTCCACCGGGTGCTCGCCGACTGCCACTTCACCGCCCGGCACGTGCGCGACGAGGGCCTGCATCACAGTCTGCCGACCGTGGTCTGGGACCCGGTCGATCTGCGGACGTTCGCCCCGGGGCCGGCCGATCCCGCCGTGGCGGCCCGCTATGGCCTGCCGGACCCGGACCGGCACACCGTGGTCATGAGCCTGGGCCGCCTGGCCAGGGCGGCGGCGCACAAGGGGTTCGACCGGCTGATCGCCACCGTCGCGCGCCTGGCCCCCGCCCATCCGGACCTGCGCCTGGTCATCGCCGGCCGGGGAGACGACCGGCCAAGGCTGGAGGCGCTGGCCGCCGAGCATGGCATCGCCGACCGGGTGATCTTCACCGGCCCGGTCGACGAGGCCGACTTGCCGGCCATCTATCGCGCCGCCGATGTGTTTTCGCTGGTCAGCGATCGCGGACATGGCCGGGGAGAGGGCATCCCCCTGACGCCCCTCGAGGCCATGGCCTGCGGCGCCCCGATCATCGTCGGCGACGAGGACGGCTCGCAGGAGGCGGTCGTCGCCGGCCGCAATGGCTTCGTCGTCTCGCCCCGCGACCCGGGCAGCCACGCCGAGGCGCTCGGGCGGCTGGCCAGGGACCCGTCGCTGCGGGCGCGGATGGGCGGCGAGGCGCGCAAGGTGGCCGAGGAGTTCTTCAGCTACGGGCGATTCGTCAGCGAGCACCGGGCCCTGCTGGGGTCGCTTTGAAAATCCTCATCTACGCCCCCAACTACTACCCCGCCACGCGGTACGGCGGGCCCATCCGCTCGAGCCACGGGCTGGCGGCGGCGCTGGTGCGGGCCGGGCACGGGGTGCAGGTGTTCACCACCGATGTTGACGGCCCCGACCGGCTGGACGTACCGCTGGAGACGCCGGTTCTGATCGATGGCGTCGAAGTGCGTTATTTTCCCCTCGCCGCCCCGGCGCGGATCTATCACTCGCCGGCCATGGACCGGGCCCTGGCGGACGCGGCGGCCGGGGTCGATGTGATCCACACCAACGGCATGTTCCTGTTGCCGGGGCCCAGGGCGGCGCACCACGCCCGCCGCGCCGGCACGCCACTGGTCATCTCCCCGCGCGGCATGCTGTTGCCGGAGATGATCGCCGGCAAGTCGGCCCTGGTGAAGCGCGCCTGGATCAGCCTGCTGGAGCGGCGCGCCCTGTCGGGCGCGGCGGCGATCCATGTCACCTCCGAGGAGGAGGCCCGGGGCGTGCGGGCCCTGGGGCTCGACCTGGCGCCGCTGAGCGTCATCGGCAACGGCGTCGACACGCCGGCGGCCCCGCCGTCCGCCGCCGGGATCGAGCGGCTGTGGGGCGCGGCGCCGAAGGGACGGCGCGTGGCGTTTCTGGCCCGGCTCGACTGGACGAAGGGCGCCGACCTGGCCGTCGAGGCGGTCACCGCCCTGCCCGGCGCGCACCTGCTGTTGGCCGGCCCCGACCAGATCGGGCTACGGGCCCGGCTCGAAGACCTCGCCTCCCGGGCCGGCGCCGCCGACCGGGTGCGTTTCGCCGGTCAGCTGGACGATGCCGAAAAATGGGCCCTGCTGGCCGGCGCCGACGTCCTTGTCGCCCCGTCGGTCAACGAGAGCTTCGGCCTGGCCGTAGCCGAGGCGATGGCCATGGGCGTGAGCGTCGTCACATCGCCCGGCGTCGGAGCCAGCGATATTGTCCGCCGGATTGAACCGGACTGCGTCGTCGAGCGTAACGTTCCGGACCTGACCGCGGCGATCGGGGCGCTCCTCGGCGACCCCGCCCGGCGCGAGCGGTTCGGCAAGGAGGCCCAGCGGGTCATGCGCGCGGAATTTGGCTGGGACAGCATCGCCGGCCGCATGATCGCGCTGTATGAAGCGGCGGGGGGAGACGAACCGCGCGGCATTGGTCGGCAGGGATACTCCACGTGAACCTGATCATTCCCCTGAAAGCCCAGCTCAGCCGGGTCATCAAGTCCACCTTCGTGCGCGCGGTGACGGCCCTGTCGACGGGGCAACTCATTTCGGCCGTGATCCCGATCCTCGCCGCCCCGATCCTGGGGCGCCTCTATCTGCCCGCCGACTACGGCGTCCTGGCCACCTTCATGGCGGCCTCGACCATCCTGTCAGCCGTCAGCACGTTCCAGCTCCAGCAGGGCGTCATCGCCGAGCACGGCGAACGCCGGGCGGTCGCCCTGGTCGTCGTTTGCCGGCGCGTCGGCTATATTGTCTCCGCCGCGGCGCTGGTTCTCGCCCTGGGGATCGTGCTGTGGATGGGAGAGAGCACCCACTACGCCGCCTCCAAGTGGTGGATGTTGGGTCTGCCCCTGACGACGGCGAGCGGCGCCGTGGTGGCGGCGACCGCCGCCCTCGCCAATCGTTACAGGCGCTATGGCACGATGGCCCAGGCTCAAGTCTTGTCGGCGGTCGTGACCGTCGCAACATCGGTCAGCTTGGGTGTAGCAGGATGGGGCGCGAGCGGCCTGTTCGTCAGCTACTTCCTCTCCCAACTCGTGACGCTCTTCTACTACCTGTGGCTCTACCGGCAGATGGTTCCGACGCCGCCGCGACCTGGCGTCAAGCGCACCCTGGTTCTGATCCGGTCGCATCGCCGATTCGCGATCTTCACCCTTCCAGCGGTGCTGATCTCCAACGTGAGTCAGCAGCTGCCGGTCTTTTCCCTTGCCGCGCTTGGCCTGGCCCCCCTGGTCGGCGCGTTTGCCCGGGCCAGGCAGTTGGCGAGCATGCCGATCCAGCTGCTCGGCAGCTCGGTCGGGCAGGTCTTCCGACAACGGGCTTCGGAGATGTATCGCGCAACGGGCTCCTGCCGCCCCGAGTTTGTGAGAACATTCTTCGTGCTGCTTGGCATGGGGCTGGCGCCGACCATCGCGCTCATGCTGTACGGGCGCGTCCTCTTCGAGTTCGTGCTCGGACCACAGTGGGGCGATGCGGGCAAGATCGCAGGCATACTGGCTCCAATGTTGCTGCTGCGCCTGGTTTCCGCACCGCTTTCACAGGTGTTCTACTTCACCGGGCGACAGGTGCACGATCTTGTCATCGTTGTCAGCAATACTGCCCTGCTGGCCTTGATATTGGCGGTCGTTCTGGTGCTCAAACTGCCGGCGATATCGATCGTATACGTGTTCTCGGTGTCTTACTCTATTATGTACGTAGTCTACTTAGCGATGGGATGGCGAGCATCACTAGCAAGATGAACCATGACTCCCCCCCGGCCGGTCCGGCGATGTCCTTCGAGCAGGCCTACTACGAGGCTGACAGCTTCTGGGCTGGGGACGCCCTTACCGACAGCGGCAACCGTTCGCGCGTGGAATTGACCGCGGCGGTTGTGCCGAGGGACGTTCGCTCCCTGCTCGATGCGGGCTGCGGCAACGGCGTGTTCGGGATCGCCCTGGCGGCGGCGCGGCCTGACATCGCGCTTGTCGGGATGGATCGCAGCGCGGCGGCCCTGAAATACGCGCCCTTCGAAACCATCCAGGGCTCACTCGAGAGCATTCCGTTCCCCGACGGCTCGTTCGACTGTGTCAGCTGCCTTCAGGTGATCGAGCATCTGCCGCTGGGGGTCTACGAAGTGGCGCTGCGCGAGCTCGTCCGGGTGTCGCGGCGCTATGTGATTGTCGGCGTCCCCTACAAGGAGGATCTGGAGAAGGACACCACGGTCTGCCCGGCCTGCAAGACCCGGTTCAACATAGACCTGCACCTGCGCACCTATGACGACGCGAAGATCGCGAACCTGTTCACGGAGCACGGCGGCCGGATGACGCGGATCGAGTTTCCCGCCCGGCGCCTCAGGCTGAAGTATGTCAACGAGGTGCTGGGCTATTTGAGGCGTGACCGGACACCGCAGGGCTTCCTTTCTCCGATTTGCCCCGTCTGCGGCTATTCCGAGGGCGACCTGGCGGCAGCCCCGGTGGTGGACACTTCCGTTCCGGGTCCGGCGGGCCAGGGGTCGGGCCTGCGAGCGACCGCGAAGAGGCTGGCGAGGTCCATCGGGAAAATCTGGCCGCGCGAGGAGGTCTTCGGGTACTGGGCCATCGCACTCTACGAGTTCCCCGATCGAGAAACACCTGTCGCCGCCCAGGAGCAAGGCGGCGGGTGACTGCCTCGGTTCGCCGGATGACAGATCAAGAGCCCAGGCATGGGCACACCCTGGAGTTTACATGAGCGCCCTGCCCAACCTCGTCATTATCGGCGCCATGAAGTGCGGAACGACGAGCCTGCATCAATATCTGGATGTGCATCCAGATATCGGGATGTCAGACCCCAAGGAGGTCAACTTCTTCTCCGGAGAGGCCTCGGACCGGCCGCTCGATTGGTACAAGAGCCTGTTCGACCCCTCCAAAGCCGTTCGGGGGGAAGCGTCGCAGAGCTACAGCAAGGCTCACCTGCCCATCTACGCCGGCGCGCCCGAGCGCATGGCCGAGATCATTCCGGATGCCAAGCTGATCTACCTGGTCCGGGATCCGATCAAGCGGTATTCGTCGCACCTGCTGGACAACATCTATAACGAACACAGGTCGACGGTGTCCTGGGCCCTGGAAACCGATCACTACATCAAGACCGGATCATACCATTTTCAGCTCAGCTTTTTTCTGAAGCATTACTCGATGGATCAAATCATGGTCGTCGATCTCGAGGATCTGAAGGCTCACCGCCTGGACACAATGAACAAGATCGTCGACTTCCTCGGGGTCAAACCCTTTGAGGACGGCTCTGCGTTCGATTTCGTCGCCAATGTGGCGACGGAGAAACTTGTTCCGCATCGGTGGAAGTATAGTCGGCTGGCCCGCCTGGGCCAACGGATCGCACCCGGGTTGACCGACCAGATCCTGGATTCGCGCCTTCTGCGGGAAACCCTTCTGCCCCATGGCAAGAAGGCGATCCTGTCCGATGAGGACAAGGCCAGGCTGGCCGAACGTTTCAGGCCAGACGTCGATGCGCTGAGGACCCTGC
The nucleotide sequence above comes from Caulobacter sp. NIBR1757. Encoded proteins:
- a CDS encoding acyltransferase, translated to MSGRDPAAPQMRQDDRFPGVLIHESAYVDDPCSIGQGTKVWHFSHILAGCDIGEGCSIGQNVMIGPNVPVGDRCKIQNNVSLFNGVELEDDVFCGPSCVFTNVLNPRAAIERKSEFRKTIVRRGATIGANATIVCGHEIGAYAFIAAGAVVTGPAPAFALMAGVPARRIGWMSRAGARLGEDLVCPIEGVVYVETESRLEIAPAS
- a CDS encoding DapH/DapD/GlmU-related protein produces the protein MLKRLLLHAIEDLLRPISGPLGVRLRRAYYRRRFKACGSHLTIDTGVSFEAPQLISAGDWLWIDKNVVIIAGAANAAGDITWMDNPDCAAAPGEVILGDNTHVAIGCVIQGHGGVSIGSACTIGSGSMIYSLSNAVRSARTGPVVGEGSSLGRVASPVAIGRNVWLGLNSIVIGHSIGDDCFLKPMTVLVSNLAPNTVASGNPARPEGLRYSDISP
- a CDS encoding DegT/DnrJ/EryC1/StrS family aminotransferase; this translates as MPERSYPVSRPSIGALEAEYVLDAVQSGWISSIGPYVTRFESDFAAFCETRHAVAVSNGTVALHLAMMAYDIGPGDEVIVPDLSFIATANSVLMAGATPVFCDIEPETLCLDPAALESLITPRTKAVMPVHLYGHPADMPAINAVAARHGLKVIEDAAEAHGAAVLGKPVGGLGDCATFSFYGNKNLTTGEGGMITSDDDAFIARCRVLRDHAMSPTRRYWHEELGYNYRMTNLQAALGCAQLERSEALLEGRRRVFAMYRQRLEGVPGLKLSRTAQWARHAHWLVCVEIEGLDHDRREAFMDRLRARGIDTRPYFYPMSHMPYLTQAATPVASRYAQIGLNLPTYIELEQADIDYICDGLIAETAGLAALA
- a CDS encoding glycosyltransferase, encoding MKVLIPNYPTTDSFVDNVAFTLRAMGHEVVTPVRPLDRFRSGPARFLTRAWRQAFPEHWTPGERFALAAARQSAPDLVLCLTQSLRQEVIENLRGLGARRMVAWWGDPPANMEGLGLLADGWDHIFIKDAAAVAKFRAVGQPAELMHEAMNPAWHRRAFSAIGDEVAVAGSYYGYRQFLVRRLMAAGVPMALHGPRPPRWADPAISAAATGRFIVRDEKSAVFGSALACLNSTTLSEGDSLNCRAFEIAGAAGLQLIENKPMVADCFEPGREVLVYRSVEDIVDYLARARSEPAWAMSIREAGHARANAEHSYRHRLDVLLKRAGLGAA
- a CDS encoding Gfo/Idh/MocA family oxidoreductase, giving the protein MNTPPRFALIGVGGFVAPRHLRAIKEVGGALEVALDPNDSVGIMDSYFPQARFFTEFERFDRYIDLCRRRGEGVDFMSICSPNYLHDSNVRFALRSGADAICEKPLVLNPHNIDGLQTLEEETGRKVNTILQLRLHPTIIALREKILSGPKDAVADVSLTYVTSRGRWYHSSWKGDEAKSGGIATNIGVHFYDMLSFVFGDLVRNVVHYRAADRAAGYLEYERARVRWFLSINIDDVPPAVREKQSTFRSITVDGEEIEFSDGFTDLHTASYREVIAGRGFSLAEVRPSIATVAHIRNAPLEPDEGEAHPFLATVLASGEGRNDERA
- a CDS encoding glycosyltransferase is translated as MKRILFLQFFDPAAYPPLDRGAAQLLERGCTVRFLGVRSQGTGAEMRLSAHPRLTERLISRPTTRATISAYFAAAIEELVRFRPDVVYCSQERVYPIGLAASFLPHVQTVLHEHDTPWLDAGRKRSLLVKARAAFARRATLCVIPQTERAITFAAETGGRRIAVAYNTPALSEIGPPPAPRSGPGLVLWHHGSIGPRRLPASLIHALAKTPDDVELRVAGYETISTYGYVDSLKALAGSLGVGHRFSYLGAAKRDDLYAAARAADVGVLLFDSNFIEPMAGASNKPFDFLACGLPLIINDTAEWRDFFGDRNLSLSCRPDDPDDIARVIMWYRDHPEERARMAQRGHQAMLDEWNYEQSFAPVLEALEASSSIGSRT